A window of the Ostrea edulis chromosome 1, xbOstEdul1.1, whole genome shotgun sequence genome harbors these coding sequences:
- the LOC125648412 gene encoding glycogen-binding subunit 76A-like translates to MYCNLTDPEASKGALYLPRNLSYTEKSHFDCYSVSSNFVYNPRVDKQVNYKREVEATKHVLECLSRIARITMNMDAEVDIDFVPNGSDKVNELVMNPKLNLNDDDIFFVNEMDDLNSVESSTAKSSVSDNAKELDCGPTSDDLVGTSQGCEGSLGDAVVKAMQAREHSSRLKKCSPPPFVFTDISMITTVVDDDDAEADVTEVHTEISLKKDKSFGSQKSLLESPVYEDSEFNIDRSELRKSSSLKAKKTPPGTPSRKKMVRFADALGLDLEDVRHVLNADNPPKIPASAMADLKVGIESETRELGKRFLTACFQQPGASENFLQRVLAQKICLENAIITDLTITGVVRVANVGFHKTVRVRYTTNNWISYHDIMASYVQNSCDGPTDRFSFSICAPADFGVGSKLEFAISYSVGDLVYWDSNDGKNYVFECFAKTTPTVTRDSWLHFV, encoded by the coding sequence ATGTACTGCAACCTGACAGATCCAGAGGCGTCTAAGGGGGCTTTATACTTGCCAAGAAATCTGTCTTACACCGAAAAGAGCCACTTTGATTGTTACAGTGTTAGTAGCAATTTTGTGTACAATCCCAGAGTCGACAAACAAGTGAACTATAAGAGAGAAGTTGAAGCTACGAAACATGTCTTAGAATGTTTATCGAGGATAGCACGTATAACTATGAATATGGATGCTGAGGTTGATATCGATTTTGTTCCGAATGGCAGTGACAAAGTCAATGAACTTGTTATGAATCCAAAATTGAACCTGAACGATGatgatatattttttgtgaATGAGATGGATGATTTAAATTCTGTGGAATCTTCTACGGCAAAATCTAGTGTAAGTGACAATGCTAAAGAGCTAGACTGTGGTCCCACATCCGATGACCTTGTAGGGACATCTCAAGGATGCGAAGGTTCATTAGGGGATGCTGTTGTGAAAGCTATGCAAGCAAGAGAGCATTCTAGCCGGCTTAAAAAATGCTCGCCACCTCCTTTTGTCTTCACGGATATATCGATGATAACCACAGTGGTTGACGATGATGATGCAGAGGCGGATGTCACAGAGGTGCATACGGAAATCTCATTGAAAAAAGATAAGTCATTCGGTTCCCAGAAGTCACTCCTCGAAAGCCCTGTCTATGAAGACAGTGAATTTAACATTGACAGATCAGAGCTTAGAAAATCTTCGTCATTAAAAGCTAAAAAGACACCCCCGGGCACTCCCAGTCGTAAAAAGATGGTCCGTTTCGCAGATGCTTTAGGCTTGGATCTCGAGGACGTGCGGCACGTGTTGAATGCAGACAACCCGCCAAAAATACCTGCATCGGCGATGGCCGATTTAAAGGTTGGTATTGAATCTGAAACAAGAGAATTAGGGAAGAGGTTCCTAACTGCTTGTTTCCAACAGCCCGGAGCTTCAGAAAACTTTCTCCAAAGGGTTCTTGCGCAGAAAATCTGTTTAGAAAACGCAATCATTACAGACTTGACTATCACCGGGGTTGTGAGGGTGGCCAACGTAGGATTTCATAAGACTGTTAGAGTAAGATACACAACAAACAACTGGATATCATATCATGACATTATGGCTTCTTATGTACAGAATTCTTGTGACGGTCCTACGGACAGGTTCTCATTTAGCATCTGTGCTCCTGCCGATTTTGGTGTAGGTTCGAAACTGGAATTTGCTATATCCTACTCTGTTGGTGATCTGGTATACTGGGACAGTAATGATGGAAAGAATTACGTTTTCGAATGTTTTGCGAAAACTACACCTACCGTGACCAGGGATTCGTGGTTGCATTTTGTTTAA